A window of Streptomyces sp. NBC_01241 genomic DNA:
AAGTACTACTTCTACACCTGGCGTGACGACGGCATCGACCAGACCATTCACGACCTGTTGCGCTGGCAGGTGCGGGAAATGGCGCGTCGGAAGGCGGACCCGAGCCTGGTGGTGCTCGACACCCAGAGCGTGCACGCGGCGGCCGGAGTGCCCGCTGAGTCGACGGGGTGCGATGCAGCAAAAAAAGTACCGGGCCGCAAGCGCGGCCTGGCCGTTGACGTTCTGGGGTTGGTGATCGCGGTGGTCGTGGCGGCCGCGTCTGCGCACGAGAACGCCGTCGGGATCGCGCTGCTGGACAAGGTCGCCGCCGACACCGACACCGTGCAGAAGGCCCTGGTCGACCAGGGCTTCAAGAACGCCGTCGTCGCGCACGGGGAGAAGGTGGGCATCGAGGTGGAGGTCGTGGAGCGCAATCCCGCGCAGACCGGGTTCGTTCCCCAGGCCAAGCGGTGGGTCGTGGAACGCGCCTATGGGATCTTGATGCTGCACCGCAGGCTGGTGCGCGACTACGAGCATCTGCCCCGCAGTTCGGAGTCGCGGGTGTACTGGGCGATGACCGCGGTGATACTGCGTCGGCTGACCGCGGCGACCGTGCCCGCCTGGCGCACCGCATGACCGGCGGGGATCTGACCCTCGGCGCGGTGCTGGCACGCCGGGAGGAGCGGGAACGCGAGATCGCCGCGCAGGCCGAGACGACGCGGGAACAGATCACGCAGCTGACCACACAGCTCGACGAACTCGGCCGGGCCGCCGAAGAAGTCCGGATCACCCGCAAGACACTGCTGGAACTGCCCGACCCGCAACCGCCCGCGCCGCCGGCACCGAAACTGCCGGACCATCCGGCCTACCAGCAGATCACGGCGGTGTTCACCGCGGCCGACCATCCGCTGCGTGCGCGGCAGGTGTGCGAGGCGATGGACCTTACGGTCGCACCCAACAACATCAACAACGTCCGCCTCAAGCTCAAGCGGCTGGCCGACCGCGGGATCCTGGCCGAGACCGAGCCAGGCTTGTTCACCCAGCCTCGGCCGTAGTCGACCGACGTCGCCACGACCTGCCCGCTTGTCCCACACGAAACGAAGAATCGGGCATCAGGTCTCATACCGCCCTCTCAGACCCGACCGAGCGGCTGACGGCAGCATCGCC
This region includes:
- a CDS encoding IS5 family transposase yields the protein MSERKPYKTDVSDEQWALVEPVIAAWKAAHPSVSGHQGRYAMREIVNALLYQGRTGCQWELLPHDFPPPGAVKYYFYTWRDDGIDQTIHDLLRWQVREMARRKADPSLVVLDTQSVHAAAGVPAESTGCDAAKKVPGRKRGLAVDVLGLVIAVVVAAASAHENAVGIALLDKVAADTDTVQKALVDQGFKNAVVAHGEKVGIEVEVVERNPAQTGFVPQAKRWVVERAYGILMLHRRLVRDYEHLPRSSESRVYWAMTAVILRRLTAATVPAWRTA